The DNA region GGGGCCGCAAATTGTCACGGCCCGGCGCCTCGTTGGGGGTGCTGCCCAACCGCACCGGGCCGCACCGGACCCGCGTAGGCTCCCGGCTCCCTACGCCTTCGTCCGCAGCAACGATCGCCTCGGCGGCTTCGCCGGGACCAGTTGCGGCAGGGCGTACGGCAGTGATCCGTACCAGAGCCTTGCCACCGTGTAGCCGAAGGCCAGGCAGATCATGCCGCCCACCGCGTCCAGCCAGAAGTGGTTGGCCGTGGCGACGATGACCACCAGGGTCGCCGTGGGGTAGAGCAGGCCGAGGACACGGACCCACGGCACCGACGCCAGGGCGAAGATCGTGAGGCCGCACCAGAGGGACCAGCCGATGTGCATGGACGGCATCGCGGCGTACTGGTTCGACATGTTCTTCAGGTCGCCGGAGGCCATGGAGCCCCAGGTCTGGTGGACCACGACCGTGTCGATGAAGTCGCTGCCGTTCATCAGGCGGGGCGGGGCCAGTGGATACAGGTAGTAACCGACCAGAGCCACACCCGTTGTGGCGAAGAGGACCATGCGCGTTGCCGCGTAACGGCCCGGGTGGCTGCGGTAGAGCCACACCAGGACGCCCAGCGTCACCACGAAGTGCAGCGTCGCGTAGTAGTAGTTCATGCCGACGATCAGCCAAGTCACCGAGTTCACGCCGTGGTTGACGGACTCCTCCACGGCGATGCCGAGGTGGTGCTCGACCTTCCAGATCCAGTCGGCGTTCTCCAGCGCCTTCGTCCGCTGCTCGGGGACCGCGTTGCGGATCAGTGAGTACGTCCAGTAACTCACCGCGATCAGCAGGATCTCGAACCAGAGCCGGGGGCGGCGAGGCGTGCGCAAGCGGCGCAGGAAACCCTGCCCCGCGCGGCTGTTCGCCTCGTCCGCGACGGGCTGGTGTGCGGCCTGCTCCTGGCCTTCCAGTGTCGTCACGGTGCTCTCACCCATAGAGACAGAGTCTGCCAGATAAGCCCTTCC from Streptomyces sp. NBC_00258 includes:
- a CDS encoding phosphatase PAP2 family protein gives rise to the protein MGESTVTTLEGQEQAAHQPVADEANSRAGQGFLRRLRTPRRPRLWFEILLIAVSYWTYSLIRNAVPEQRTKALENADWIWKVEHHLGIAVEESVNHGVNSVTWLIVGMNYYYATLHFVVTLGVLVWLYRSHPGRYAATRMVLFATTGVALVGYYLYPLAPPRLMNGSDFIDTVVVHQTWGSMASGDLKNMSNQYAAMPSMHIGWSLWCGLTIFALASVPWVRVLGLLYPTATLVVIVATANHFWLDAVGGMICLAFGYTVARLWYGSLPYALPQLVPAKPPRRSLLRTKA